The proteins below are encoded in one region of Brassica napus cultivar Da-Ae chromosome A6, Da-Ae, whole genome shotgun sequence:
- the LOC111199007 gene encoding serine/threonine-protein kinase ATM isoform X1: MITSRDVHEVVWKLSSDKAKTREDGVKLLNTWLEGDMSINFCSFLSHNTAKLKLDQIPNAETWPFLVKNLLQCVSMEVSGSKRRIPKPTFAKALRVVIQRAEETKFPGVLSPLLSMAKTIFTHVHDILSNTPSFHSEYGIILRHLLEIKEYRFQMRKRTYSNLVMLYLERAEAGFWEKNSGQHSQKEEAFRCILTLQSLLENPPGDFSDDIRKEIVNGLIHIFSSARDEEKLSRKLIECVNSFLLKDGPNIGSLSLEIHNAVQQFVFRCWLTTHDKNLKEILAFYGRLQLNLTRGSSESSSLLEQLLNVVTRELDLGSSSSSASWGDSTKDGTLSSYQNSLVELAAHVLYRAVVNTTRSSLSEKRARRQHITLRLVEALTEGKWLWCAAFGCLIRTHCTRINKDLLIYWFEAICTNFQRLVEDASMRRSYDGLLWTLRSLQELSSGLLLPTATIDISKSTVSSSELDRGWQLIWSSLIHGLATFSSMTVIVDAVLVLLGSIISNNHINVGILPQEVWDHQLFRHIPSEPALYFIACYFSRMGCQGNLQDDLHLRRNLLRAVCGPLSLKGPLALNERMVRLLPAAALALCAGFTTTLPLPKEHLPTPPSWDACEVVNDVKMDDAEQERKFGLFECSVEVLTRVYSNSIKISSYRVPDGVQLPLVLRDPLLNDMEIYFLSIIPEDSEKGPLSDIFMGCSLLCHFMHGSYTTRKGKGSTSFFLKACQYLLESLDYAVEAVLKSLYDFQRLGPLGFGSDFNEKSSIIVSLRSLTSSPVFSNRGDQNLLATSYDTVFHSLEDLLRSFAKVYGEYTEHSWNTKSDTVTSKSLALDPPEVGRIVDMDLDLDVDTKEIDLITAGGKAVAGGPVSTGNWKLGMISLISCFSPVLQLPTWDVLYSIMEKECDPKVLENILYHLCQLSCLTSMPKVYDLVIFLDDMLNKQVKNKRNCLNIVTALHVLLQNFLSSGMDSSGLKPNSELSHLKEGESCQIFVQLGAMVNKVSECGLLGWFGRVRLISCICNFVLLNPQIGQTMIERLLLMLNDSDYRVRFVLARQIGLLFQTWDGHEALFQDICSSFGIILVTSSKEKLVTARDVLAAGPQPRPKMETVIITLMHLAYHSENIELQAVFMMCAVSAIDPCQRELIIAALDNLSAQLHYPSRFKYLEELLGPILFFWIACGVSLAALVETSQLFILNAEPKYFIHFCSHWLLPALLLHEDNTNLDWVAKMASKPVSVLVKENFVPIFSIGMGLHCSKTSECEKGALVLQNSILYVGQITETERDKLIKRNMVSIVSFVLSRASSSPEPPVPAFSRDTISRAIQTIVDGFLETADYPKNAAVIDNINVFRPDRVFMFITEIHYKMSAACHHRHTRHHLAALEELTIILGHRALVPSSLNYIFNLVGQFISSPSLQDQCCSIASCLLDSFRSNPAKEIVSVLGDQLQFLVSKLVTCCIDAEANSKVSGSKSSQLVNLLHKLIANSESSLHEDIRDLEPLPDMEIFRVIRESHIRRCEGYSPRNHLLKCARRSCYLPPRFLSWSLQALHHKLIATEASQGESNLETGDSFWHSDDEIVNAVWTLVRVSASDEADSMRLLASDFLSRVGIGDPHTVVFHLPGELGSMNDLQFVSHNKGSKVSSFTENGVSDETLISLLKILKKYLLDDSVKIIDVTSQTLRGILSTERGQQALSSIDSCERSLIEVHGRGVNLDTVEKILLDSEKQYKALSAENFSLEKAEVWSTDNKNFDGWICQLVYCMISLCEDVPIRLCQNIAMLKAEISELLFPSVIVSLAGRVGTDINLHELITSQVKEHIFVDSNKLTKSKQVMLNTLNELRMCYVLERSTFSGQTKREKNTKHSNYSSRSSSSAAKIRDVETANGMAASITANWDKVYWLSIDYLVAARSAVVCGAYLTAAMYVEYWCEEKFGSLSLGDPDFSYHDMLPDHVEILVSAITRINEADSLYGVIHSNKLSAQITTFEHEGNWSRALEYYDLQARSQKMVVPGSLPENQGVEHFQPTTSAQHSVFGEGEVQRQPFKGLIRSLQQTGCMHVLDLYCRGLTSREGSFQYDPEFIELQYEAAWRAGKWDFSLLYPQTHSPPMQHVKNNNYHENLHGCLRALHEGDCNGFHGKLKDAKKELVLSISRASEESTEFIYSAVVKLQILYHLGLVWDLRWTTSSHESMHGYPVKQMACADPVTPTMEQFSWLNKDWISITTQTQFHMNLLEPLVAFRRVLLQILGCEQCTMQHLLQSASLLRKGSKFSHAAASLHEFKFLCAKSDGGQPVPDWLGRIEEAKILHAQGRHEVAISLANYILQNYQLKEEASDIYRVIGKWLAETRSSNSRTILDKYLKPAVSLAKNPSSEISKRLVDRQSQTWFHLAHYADALFKNYEERLSSSEWQAAMRLRKHKTKELELLIKRYKSSKKGEQSDYSLKIQELQKQLTMDKEEAEKLQVDRDNFLKLALEGYQRCLQIGDKYDVRVVFRQVSMWFNLTSQKDVIDNMLSTISEVQSYKFVPLVYQIASRLGSSRDESGSNSFQSALVSLLRKMAIDHPYHTILQLLALANGDRIKDNQRSRNSFVVDIDKKVAAEHLLQDVSQHHGPMIRQMKQLVDIYIKLAELETRREDTNKRVALPREIRSVKQLELVPVVTATIPVDRSCQYNEGSFPSFRGLSDSVTVMNGINAPKVVECFGSDGRKYKQLAKSGNDDLRQDAVMEQFFGLVNTFLHNNRDTWKRRLAVRTYKVVPFTPSAGVLEWVDGTIPLGDYLIGSSRAGGAHGRYGIGNWNYSKCREHMSSAKDKRKAFMDVCTNFRPVMHYFFLEKFLHPADWFVKRLAYTRSVAASSMVGYIVGLGDRHAMNILIDQATAEVIHIDLGVAFEQGLMLKTPERVPFRLTRDIIDGMGITGVEGVFRRCCEETLSVMRTNKEALLTIVEVFIHDPLYKWALSPLKALQRQKETEDYDGVNLEGLQEEFEGNKDAARALMRVKQKLDGYEGGEMRSIHGQAQQLIQDAIDTDRLSHMFPGWGAWM; this comes from the exons ATGATTACTTCGAGGGATGTCCATGAGGTCGTCTGGAAGCTCTCGTCGGATAAAGCCAAGACTCGTGAA GATGGAGTCAAGTTATTGAACACGTGGCTCGAAGGAGATATGTCAATTAACTTCTGTAGCTTTCTTTCGCATAACACAGCCAAGCTTAAGTTGGACCAAATTCCAAATG CTGAAACGTGGCCCTTTTTGGTTAAAAATCTCCTTCAATGTGTATCAATGGAGGTGTCAGGTAGTAAGAGACGGATACCCAAACCCACTTTTGCCAAGGCGCTTCGAGTTGTTATTCAGAGAGCGGAAGAAACCAAGTTTCCTG GTGTACTCTCTCCTTTGCTATCTATGGCCAAAACCATCTTTACACATGTACATGATATTTTGAGCAATACACCTAGCTTTCATTCAGAGTATGGGATCATACTCCGCCATCTTTTGGAAATTAAGGAATACCGTTTCCAAATGAGGAAGCGTACATATTCCA ATTTGGTGATGTTATACCTAGAAAGGGCGGAAGCAGGGTTTTGGGAGAAAAACAGTGGTCAACATAGCCAGAAGGAGGAGGCGTTTCGTTGTATTCTTACGCTTCAGTCACTTTTAGAGAACCCCCCAGGAGATTTCTCTGATGACATTCGAAAAGAAATTGTGAATGGTCTCATTCACATCTTCTCTTCTGCAAG AGATGAAGAAAAGCTCTCACGCAAGCTTATTGAATGTGTAAATTCGTTCTTGCTGAAGGATGGTCCTAATATAGGCTCCTTGTCATTGGAAATTCATAATGCGGTCCAACAGTTTGTGTTCCGTTGCTGGTTAACAACCCATGATAAGAACCttaag GAGATACTTGCTTTTTATGGAAGGCTACAGCTAAATTTGACAAGAGGATCTAGTGAATCTAGTTCTCTGTTGGAACAACTTTTGAACGTGGTTACTCGTGAACTGGATCTTGGTAGTTCATCAAGTTCTGCATCATG ggGTGATTCAACCAAGGATGGGACATTGAGCAGCTATCAGAATAGCTTGGTTGAGTTGGCTGCACATGTGCTCTACCGG GCAGTTGTCAATACTACTAGATCATCACTGTCAGAGAAACGAGCTCGAAGGCAACATATTACATTGCGTCTTGTGGAGGCACTTACTGAAGGAAAATGGCTGTG GTGTGCTGCTTTTGGTTGTCTGATTCGGACTCATTGTACTCGCATCAACAAGGATCTCCTTATTTACTGGTTTGAAGCCATCTGTACAAACTTTCAAAG ACTTGTGGAGGATGCTAGTATGAGACGTTCTTATGATGGTCTATTATGGACTTTGAG GAGTTTGCAAGAGCTATCTTCTGGTTTGTTACTTCCAACTGCTACTATCGACATATCAAAGTCAACTGTTTCCTCAAGTGAG CTAGATCGTGGTTGGCAATTGATCTGGAGTTCTTTGATCCACGGACTAGCAACATTCAGCAGCATGACCGTAATT GTTGATGCTGTCTTGGTGCTCCTTGGATCAATTATTTCAAAT AACCACATAAACGTGGGGATTCTACCTCAAGAAGTGTGGGATCACCAATTATTCAGACACATACCCTCTGA GCCGGCCTTGTACTTCATTGCATGTTACTTTTCACGTATGGGTTGCCAG GGAAACCTGCAAGATGATCTACATCTACGACGCAATCTCCTTAGAGCAGTTTGTGGCCCCCTTAGCTTGAAG GGTCCATTGGCACTGAATGAGCGAATGGTTCGCCTTCTACCAGCAGCTGCTTTAGCCCTATGTGCTGGTTTCACAACGACACTTCCATTACCTAAGGAACATCTCCCAACACCACCTAGTTGGGATGCCTGTGAAGTGGTGAATGATGTGAAG ATGGATGATgctgaacaagaaagaaaatttGGACTGTTTGAATGCTCTGTAGAGGTTCTAACAAGAGTTTACTCGAATTCTATCAAG aTCTCTAGTTACCGAGTTCCTGATGGAGTACAACTACCTCTAGTACTAAGAGATCCATTGCTTAATGACATGGAAATCTATTTTCTTAGCATTATCCCAGAGGACAGTGAGAAAGGACCACTTTCTGACATATTTATGGGATGTTCTCTGCTGTGTCATTTTATGCATGGTTCTTATACGACGAG GAAGGGTAAGGGAAGCACTTCGTTCTTCTTAAAAGCATGCCAGTATTTGTTAGAAAGCCTGGACTACGCTGTTGAAGCAGTTTTAAAGAGCCTCTATGATTTTCAAAGGCTTGGACCCCTGGGGTTTGGCTCAGATTTTAATGAGAAAAGTTCTATAATAGTTTCGTTGAGGTCTCTTACTAGTTCTCCTGTCTTCAGCAACAGAGGAGACCAAAATCTTCTTGCCACTAGTTATGATACTGTATTTCACTCCTTAGAGGACCTTTTACGGTCGTTTGCTAAAGTTTACGGAGAATATACTGAGCACTCATGGAATACTAAATCTGACACTGTTACTTCGAAATCGTTAGCACTTGATCCCCCAGAAGTTGGCAGGATTGTGGATATGGATTTGGATCTAGATGTAGACACTAAAGAGATAGATCTTATAACTGCCGGTGGAAAAGCTGTTGCCGGTGGGCCTGTTTCTACGGGGAACTGGAAGTTGGGCATGATATCGCTTATCTCATGTTTTTCTCCGGTACTTCAGTTGCCTACATGGGATGTTTTATATAGTATTATGGAGAAGGAATGTGATCCTAAG GTTTTGGAAAATATACTCTATCATCTATGCCAGCTTTCATGCTTGACTTCTATGCCGAAGGTTTATGATTTG GTTATTTTCTTGGATGACATGCTCAACaaacaagtaaagaacaagcgTAACTGTCTCAATATAGTCACTGCCTTACATGTTTTACTGCAAAATTTTTTATCCTCGGGGATGGATTCTTCTGGACTCAAACCAAACTCGGAATTGTCTCATCTGAAAGAAGGAGAGAGTTGTCAG ATCTTTGTCCAACTTGGCGCAATGGTGAATAAAGTTTCTGAATGTGGTCTCTTGGGCTGGTTTGGGCGTGTGAGGCTTATCAGCTGTATATGTAATTTTGTCTTGCTTAATCCTCAGATTGGTCAG ACAATGATTGAGCGACTTTTGCTAATGCTAAATGACTCTGATTATCGGGTGCGGTTTGTCCTGGCAAGACAAATTGGGCTTTTATTCCAGACATGGGATGGTCATGAGGCATTATTCCAAGATATTTG ctctagCTTTGGTATTATACTGGTAACCTCCTCAAAGGAAAAGCTTGTCACTGCAAGAGATGTTTTGGCTGCTGGTCCTCAGCCTCGCCCAAAAATGGAGACTGTCATCATTACTCTTATGCACCTTGCATATCACAGTGAGAACATAGAGTTGCAA GCTGTTTTTATGATGTGCGCTGTTTCAGCTATAGATCCTTGTCAGAG GGAATTAATCATTGCTGCACTTGACAATCTATCAGCACAACTCCATTACCCATCTAGGTTCAAG TACCTGGAAGAACTCTTGGGCCCGATCCTCTTTTTCTGGATTGCATGTGGTGTCAGTTTAGCTGCTCTTGTTGAG ACAAGTCAGCTGTTCATTCTAAATGCTGAACCGAAATATTTCATCCACTTTTGTTCCCACTGGCTACTTCCAGCTCTTCTGCTGCATGAAGATAATACTAACCTTGATTGGGTAGCTAAG ATGGCTAGCAAACCGGTGTCTGTGTTGGTCAAAGAAAATTTTGTGCCTATCTTTTCGATAGGTATGGGATTGCACTGTAGTAAAACATCAGAATGTGAAAAAGGTGCATTGGTGCTTCAAAATTCGATATTATATGTGGGTCAGATCACCGAGACTGAGAGGGATAAGCTCATTAAACGGAATATG GTGTCTATTGTTAGTTTTGTTTTATCACGTGCTTCCTCTTCACCAGAACCCCCCGTTCCTGCTTTTTCTCGTGACACCATTTCACGAGCAATTCAAACAATTGTGGATGGTTTTCTGGAAAC CGCTGATTATCCTAAGAATGCGGCGGTCATTGATAATATCAATGTTTTTCGCCCAGATAGGGTGTTCATG TTCATCACAGAAATACACTATAAAATGTCAGCTGCATGCCATCACCGGCATACGCGTCATCACCTGGCCGCTCTAGAAGAGCTTACTATTATTCTTGGTCATAGAGCTTTGGTTCCAAGTTCCTTAAA TTATATATTCAATCTTGTTGGACAATTTATCTCCTCTCCCTCATTACAAGACCAGTGTTGTAGTATAGCTTCCTGTTTACTGGATTCGTTCAGAAGCAATCCGGCCAAAGAAATTGTCAGTGTACTAGGTGACCAACTCCAG TTTTTGGTTTCAAAACTAGTTACATGCTGCATCGATGCTGAAGCGAACTCCAAAGTTTCTGGTTCTAAGTCATCTCAACTTGTAAATTTGCTCCACAAGCTAATTGCTAATTCAGAATCTTCTCTCCATGAAGATATAAGA GATTTAGAACCATTGCCCGATATGGAAATTTTTCGTGTCATTCGCGAATCACACATCAGGAGATGCGAAGGTTACTCACCAAGGAATCATCTGTTGAAG TGTGCCAGAAGATCATGTTATCTTCCACCAAGATTCCTTTCCTGGAG TCTCCAAGCACTGCACCACAAGCTCATAGCTACTGAAGCTTCTCAAGGAGAGTCAAATCTCGAAACTGGAGATAGCTTTTGGCATTCTGATGATGAAATTGTAAATGCTGTTTGGACTCTTGTCCGCGTGTCTGCTTCAGATGAGGCAGATAGTATGAGATTGTTGGCGTCGGATTTTCTTTCCAGG GTTGGTATTGGGGACCCCCACACCGTTGTTTTCCATCTTCCTGGGGAGTTGGGATCCATGAATGATCTTCAATTTGTTAGCCATAATAAAGGATCAAAAGTTAGTTCTTTTACTGAGAATGGCGTATCCGATGAAACCCTTATTTCGCTGTTAAAGATTCTGAAGAAGTATCTTTTGGATGACTCTGTGAAGATCATTGACGTAACGTCTCAAACCCTTCGG GGAATTCTTTCTACTGAAAGGGGGCAGCAAGCATTATCTTCTATCGATTCGTGTGAGAGATCTTTGATTGAG GTACATGGCAGGGGTGTTAACCTTGACACTGTTGAAAAGATCTTACTGGATAGCGAAAAGCAGTACAAAG CGCTGTCAGCTGAAAACTTTTCACTGGAGAAGGCTGAGGTGTGGTCCACAGATAATAAAAACTTCGATGGATGGATTTGTCAGCTTGTGTACTGTATGATCTCGTTATGTGAGGATGTCCCAATAAG GTTATGCCAGAATATAGCAATGCTGAAAGCTGAAATTTCTGAGCTTTTGTTTCCAAGTGTTATTGTTAGTCTTGCAGGAAGGGTAGGGACTGATATCAATTTACACGAACTAATTACATCACAG GTGAAAGAGCACATCTTCGTCGATTCAAACAAGCTAACAAAGTCGAAGCAGGTCATGTTAAACACCCTGAATGAACTGCGGATGTGTTATGTCCTTGAAAGATCAACTTTTTCTGGGCAAACTAAAAGAGAAAAG AATACTAAGCATTCTAACTACAGTTCTAGATCTAGCTCCAGCGCTGCTAAGATTAGAGATGTGGAAACAGCTAATGGTATGGCAGCGTCCATAACTGCAAATTGGGACAAG GTATATTGGCTTTCCATTGATTATCTTGTTGCTGCCAGATCAGCAGTA GTTTGTGGTGCATATTTGACCGCCGCCATGTATGTTGAGTACTGGTGTGAGGAGAAATTTGGCAGTCTAAGCCTCGGAGATCCTGATTTTTCTTATCATGATATG TTACCGGATCACGTTGAGATACTTGTGTCTGCAATAACAAGAATAAATGAGGCTGACAGCTTGTATGGGGTTATACATTCCAACAAG TTGTCTGCTCAAATAACCACATTTGAGCATGAGGGAAACTGGAGTAGAGCACTTGAGTACTATGACTTGCAAGCACGTTCACAGAAAATGGTGGTGCCTGGTAGCCTTCCTGAAAACCAAGGGGTGGAACATTTTCAGCCAACAACTAGTGCACAACATTCTGTTTTTGGCGAAGGGGAGGTCCAGAGACAACCTTTCAAAGGGCTCATTAGGTCTTTGCAGCAGACAGGCTGTATGCATGTTCTCGATCTGTATTGCCGGGGCTTGACTTCCCGAGAAGGCTCCTTTCAGTATGATCCAGAGTTTATCGAATTGCAG TATGAGGCTGCATGGCGTGCAGGAAAATGGGATTTTTCTTTACTCTATCCACAAACGCACTCTCCACCTATGCAACATGTCAAGAACAATAATTATCATGAAAATCTGCACGG TTGTTTGAGAGCTTTGCATGAAGGGGATTGCAATGGGTTTCATGGAAAACTGAAGGATGCTAAGAAG GAGCTTGTATTGTCCATTTCCCGTGCAAGTGAAGAAAGCACTGAATTTATATACTCAGCAGTAGTGAAACTTCAG ATTCTTTATCATCTTGGACTAGTTTGGGATCTTCGCTGGACGACATCTTCACATGAAAGTATGCATGGCTATCCAGTCAAACAAATGGCATGTGCTGACCCTGTGACGCCAACAATGGAGCAG TTTTCTTGGCTGAATAAGGATTGGATCTCTATTACTACACAAACTCAGTTCCACATGAATTTGTTGGAGCCATTAGTCGCATTTAGGCGAGTCCTCCTCCAAATCTTGGGATGTGAGCAATGTACCATGCAGCATCTTTTGCAGTCTGCTTCCTTACTTCGCAAG GGATCAAAGTTTTCTCATGCAGCTGCGTCTCTGCATGAGTTCAAGTTCCTTTGTGCAAAAAGTGATGGAGGACAACCTGTTCCAGATTGGCTTGGAAGG ATTGAAGAGGCGAAAATATTACATGCCCAAGGGCGGCATGAAGTTGCCATCAGTCTGGCGAACTACATCTTACAAAATTATCAATTAAAAGAAGAGGCTTCAGATATATACCGTGTGATTGGGAAGTGGCTAGCAGAAACCAGATCGAGCAA CTCTAGAACAATTTTAGACAAGTACCTCAAGCCTGCAGTTTCGCTTGCCAAAAACCCGAGTTCCGAGATCAGCAAAAGATTGGTAGATAGACAAAGCCAGACTTGGTTTCATCTGGCACATTATGCAGATGCTCTGTTTAAAAATTATGAGGAGAGACTCTCTTCCAGTGAATGGCAAGCTGCAATGCGGCTACGAAAACACAAG ACGAAAGAGTTGGAGCTGCTTATTAAACGGTATAAGAGTTCAAAGAAG GGGGAACAATCTGACTATTCACTGAAGATTCAAGAGCTGCAGAAGCAATTAACAATGGACAAAGAAGAGGCAGAAAAGCTGCAG GTTGACAGGGATAACTTTCTGAAACTTGCGTTGGAGGGGTATCAACGTTGCCTGCAAATTGGTGACAAATATGATGTCCGAGTG GTCTTTAGACAAGTATCCATGTGGTTTAATCTCACCTCCCAGAAAGATGTTATTGATAACATGTTGAGCACCATTAGTGAG GTTCAGTCTTACAAATTTGTACCACTTGTTTATCAGATTGCTTCAAGGTTGGGTAGCTCTAGAGATGAATCAGGATCTAACAGTTTTCAG TCTGCTCTGGTTTCACTTCTCAGAAAAATGGCCATTGATCATCCATACCATACTATCCTTCAG CTTCTGGCTTTGGCAAACGGTGACAGAATCAAGGATAACCAACGCAGTAGAAACTCTTTCGTGGTTGATATAGATAAAAAGGTTGCTGCAGAGCATCTTTTGCAGGATGTATCACAGCATCATGGGCCTATGATTAGACAA atgaAACAACTGGTTGATATCTACATCAAGCTTGCAGAGCTTGAAACGAGGAGAGAG GATACTAATAAAAGGGTAGCACTGCCAAGAGAAATTCGTAGTGTGAAACAATTGGAACTT GTACCTGTAGTGACTGCTACAATTCCTGTTGACCGTAGCTGCCAATACAATGAAGGGTCGTTCCCTTCTTTCAGAGGTTTATCAGATTCTGTTAC AGTGATGAATGGTATTAATGCTCCAAAAGTAGTTGAATGCTTTGGCTCTGATGGTCGAAAATATAAGCAACTTGCAAAATCTGGCAATGATGACCTCAGACAAGATGCT GTTATGGAACAATTTTTTGGGCTCGTCAATACCTTTCTACATAATAATCGGGACACATGGAAGAGAAGATTAGCTGTACGCACATACAAG GTTGTTCCTTTTACCCCAAGCGCTGGTGTTCTTGAGTGGGTTGATGGTACAATTCCACTTGGAGATTATCTTATAGGAAG CTCAAGGGCTGGGGGCGCTCATGGTCGTTATGGCATTGGAAACTGGAATTATTCAAAATGCCGAGAACATATGTCGAGT GCAAAAGACAAGCGCAAAGCCTTCATGGATGTCTGCACAAACTTCAG GCCTGTCATGCATTACTTTTTCCTGGAAAAGTTCCTGCATCCTGCTGACTGGTTTGTGAAGAGGCTTGCGTATACACGTAGTGTTGCAGCTAGTTCAATG GTTGGGTACATCGTTGGTCTTGGTGACCGCCATGCCATGAATATTTTAATCGATCAAGCTACAGCAGAAGTTATCCATATAGATCTTGGAGTTGCCTTTGAACAAGGATTAATGCTCAAGACTCCTGAACGG GTCCCTTTCAGGCTGACAAGAGATATAATTGATGGAATGGGTATCACAGGAGTGGAAGGCGTTTTCAGGAGATGTTGCGAAGAAACCTTGTCTGTAATGCGAACAAATAAAGAGGCCCTCCTTACAATTGTTGAA gttttcaTACATGATCCTCTATATAAATGGGCATTGTCCCCTTTAAAAGCTTTGCAAAGACAGAAG GAAACTGAAGATTACGATGGCGTGAACTTAGAAGGATTACAAGAGGAATTCGAAGGTAACAAGGATGCTGCACGTGCCTTGATGCGTGTCAAGCAAAAACTTGATGGCTATGAGGGTGGTGAGATGAGAAGCATACATGGCCAG GCACAGCAACTAATACAAGATGCGATCGACACAGATCGTTTATCCCATATGTTCCCTGGCTGGGGAGCCTGGATGTAA